Within Nitrospirota bacterium, the genomic segment GGCACAGTAGCCCCTGAGCCTGTGTCCATGCTTCTCGTTGGTATTGGTTTAGCCGGACTTCCCTTAGTACGACGTTTCAGAGGTTTTAGAGAAAAACTCTCTTGACAGAGAGAGTGACACACCCCTTCAACCCCCGCTCCAACAGGGCGGGGAAAAGGGCCAAATGAGCATGAAAATCATTAGATACCTATTTTTAACAATCTGCCTCATCACAGGGATGATTGCCTTGCAGTATCAGCCATCCCTTGCAGAGGACTATTTTGTTGGCAGCCAGGATGTCCTGAGGATTACTGTCTATGATCATCCTGACCTCACAACTATAGTCCGCGTTAGCGAAGGGGGTAAGATCACCTTCCCCTTTATAGGAGAGCTGGAGGTAAAGAATCTGAGTGTCCAGCAGATCGAAAATGGGATCGCAAAAATACTATCCGCAGGATATATCAAAAACCCCCAGGTCACGGTCTTCATCGAACAGTACAGAGGACAAAAGGTGACTATTATGGGTGAGGTAGCAAAACCAGGTCAATATGAAATGACAGGGAGCATGTACCTCATTGACGCGATCTCAATGGCCCTCGGCCTGACGAAAGAGGCTGGAGACACGATAACAGTATTGAGAAAGAACCAGACAGATGCCGATCGTACAGACCAGCAGAAGCTTTCCATTGATGTGGAGAGATTATTCAAAGACGGGGATCTGGCACAGAACATACAACTTCGAGATAAGGACGTAATCTATATCCCAAGGATTAGTTTCTTTTACATCTATGGTGAAGTGAGCCGTCCTGGACTCTACAGGATAGAAAATAACCTTACAGTGAAAAGGGCGATAGCTATAGCAGGCGGTTTCACACAAAAGGCGTCAAAGAACAAGATAGAAGTGACAAGGCGCCAGGACGGGAAGGATGTCATTATAAGAGGGACAATCAATGATACGGTAAATAGAGATGACGTGCTCATGATAAAGGAGAGTATATTCTGATATGAAACAGGAGATTTACAGATGAACTTTAATCAGTACTGGGAGATAATCAAGGAGAGGAAATTAATCGTCATTATAGCCTTTTTAACGACGGTGATCACAACAGCAATAGGATCAACGCTCATCCCTCCAAAGTATGAAGCAACGGCGACGCTGGTCATAGACTATGACAGCAGTAATCCGATGAACCTCTCTCTCCAGCCGGTCATCCCCCAATCTGTGGATTATATAAATACCCAGATCGAGATTATAAAGAGCAGGAATATCGCTGTCAGGGTTATAGACTACCTGAAGCTTGACCGGCACCCTGATATTATTGACGCCTTTAATAGTGCAAAAAAGGCTGGGCCTGATATAAAGGTCTGGCTCGCCGATTCCTACCTGTCGAATGCCCTGAAGGTCGAACCCGCACGGGACACGCGGTTCCTGTATATTAAATATTATTCTTCAGACCCTGCCTTCTCTGCGGCAGTGGCTAACGCCTACGCAAAGGTCTATGGAGACTATAACCTTGAGCTCAAGGTAATGCCTTTCAAGGAGGCAGAGAAGTGGTTCTCAAATAAGATAGATGCCGTGAAAGGAAGGGCTGATCAGGCCAGCGAGCATATCCTCGAATATCAGAAGAAGAAAGAGATCGTCTCACAGGGGGGGAGATTCTACGACGATTCAGTCCAGAGTCTTGACCAGATAAACAGGGAACTGGTATCGGCAAAGACACGTCTCTATGAGACAAAGGTCGCCCTTAGCAGGATAAAAGACAGCAAAGGAGCCTTCGAGACCCTGCCGGAGGTTATAGGCAATGCCTTTATCCAGAACCTCAAGACAGAGAAGATCAGACTTGAGGCAAGCCGCTCCGAGCTCTCAGGAAAGCTCGGGACAAAACATCCCCAGTATGTAAGGATCCAGTCTGAGCTCGATACGATTAATTCAAAACTCAAGGCGGAACTAAAGAATATCACCGATGCAATCAAGCAAGACTTCACCTCTGCAACTGAAAGGGTCAAAAACCTGGAGAAGGCCCTGGCTGGACAGAAGGGCGAGGTATTGAATCAAAATATATCGAGATTCGAGATGGACTCACTGAACCGTGAGGCAGAATCATACAAACAGGCATACGATGCCGTCCTTAAAAAATTCAATGAGACAGCCCTCCAGAGTGACATCAACAGGACAAACGTCTTTCTTGTAGACGCTGCAGTGGCCCCTACTGAAAGATACAGCCCGAACATTGGTTTGAACATGTTCCTCTCAGTACTGGTCGGTCTATTTCTGTCCGTAGGGCTTGCCTTCTTCTTCGATTACATAGACAACACCATAAAGACGGCTGAAGTGATTGAGAAGGAATTCGGCACACCTGTGTTAGGAACAATTACAGCAATCGGTGAGGTATAAGATGGAATATGCAAATATAGCAAAGCTCGATATAGATACCCAGAGGGTAAATAAGATCGGGAATATCCTGATGAACTCCGGGAAGATCAACCAGGAGGATATGGGACGGATACTGGAACTTCAGGAGGTGCAAGGGATCCTCTTCGGGGATGCCGCGGTCAGTCTGGGGATCCTGAGTCAGGAAGACGTGGCATGGGCATTAGCCTCGCAGTTTTCATACCCCTACATCAAGGAAGGGGAAAATACATTCTCCAGGGAGGTGATCACAATTTATCATCCATATAGTCCACAGGTCGAGACATTCCGTTCTATAAGGAGCGGGCTGCTCCTTCAGGGGGCAGGCCAGCAGCTAAAGACAATAGCTGTAGTAAGTCCGGATCCGGGAGATGGCAGGACCCTGATAGCCTCCAATCTCGCCACTGTCTTCGCACAGCTCGGCTCCAAAACCCTCCTGCTGGACCTGAATTTCAGGGGACCGAGGGTGCACGAACTCTTTAATGTTAAAAACAACTGCGGGATGAGCAGCCTGATCATCAAGAGGGCCACAATCAAACAGGCTGTTTATCCAACACCTGTTTCTGATTTATTTATCCTTCCGTCAGGACCGATGCCGCCCAATCCCGTGGAGCTTCTCGGGTGGCCGGAAACGAGAGAGCTTATGGCCTCTCTGAAACAGAGCTATGACATCATTATTATAGATACCCCATCATATAATAATGGATCCGATGCCCTGCTGATCGGCGGGCTGTCTGATTGTGCAATCCTCCTGGCCTTGAAGGGCAAGACTACAAGAGAGTCATTCGGTGTGGTAAAAAAACATCTCGATAGTTCCGGGGTAAAGGTCATCGGCTCCGTGATGAACGAGACATATATGAGGAGGAAAAAGAAATGATCCTTTCAATTTTCATTGTGCTTATAGCATGGCTGTTCGCCCTGTTGAACGCGACTCATATTATGAACAGTATAGACCCTGTAGATTCACTGCTGCTGGCCATTGCCGCAACCATATTTGCACTCAGATACAACATCAGGTATAAAAACAGGAGAGACAAGAAGAAGTCTCTATCCCTCGCATCACTGTACATTCCAAAGAATTAGCACTCACGATGCAAACAACTGCGAATCTCAACATCCGGGATATATATTCTCTCAAGTCTGTCACGTATCTTCTACTGACAATACTCTATATTCCCACATTCTATAAACTCTCTACCGGCGGTTGGAAACTCGCCGACTACACCCAGGGACCGCTGATCCTCATCGCATTCCTCTGGCTCATCTGGACAAAAAGGGCTGCCTTTTCCCTCCCTTCAACAAACCGTATTCAGCCCTTCTCCTTCTGTCTCCTGACTATAGGATTACTCCTCTACGCATTTGGGGCAGTACAGAAGCTCCTTATCCTTGAAATCTTCTCCCTCATCCTTGTATTGATAGGGACAACCGGGTTTCTTCTGGGTAAGGATGCTACAAAGAAGATACTATTCCCCGCCCTCTTCCTGATTTTCCTTGTCCCGCCGCCACTTTTTGTCATTGACATGATGACATCACCGCTAAAACGAATGGTCGCAAAGGCAACGGAAATCATCCTGAGCAGTGCAGGATATCTTATCAGCAGGAACGGCGTAATACTCTTCGTGGGTGATTATAATATAGTTGTCGGAGATGCCTGCAGCGGCCTGCGGTCGCTCATATCGCTCATGTCAGTGGGCGCTATTTATGTTTATCTGACAAATAGCTCAGCCCTGAAGCGGGGACTGCTATTTTCCTCCATCATCCCTATAGCGATATTTGCAAATATCATCAGGCTGCTGCTACTGGCGCTCATTACCTATCATTTCGGCGAGGCCGCGGGCCAGGGGTTTTTCCACAACTTCTCAGGCATCCTCGTCTTCGTCATGTCTCTGATAGGCCTGTTTTTACTAGACCTGCTAATAAACAGGAAACTTCCCCTCCCCTTCAAGGGGAAAGGGACAGGCCTGCCCTGAGCTTTGCGAAGGGGTGGGGATGGGTCAATAAGGGCATCTTCGTATGAAAACCATAAAATTCCTAATCGTAATAACCCTATTTATCTCCACAACCGCCTTCTCTCAACTATATAAAGTAGAGAGAATTAATCCAATGAAAGGCCCCGATCTCTCTGCCATACCCACCAGTATCTCTGAGTGGCACCTGGTAGACGAGCAGAAAGAAACATCAGCTTTTGAATCCAGGTTTCTTAATGACGTCCTTTACAGAACCTATGCACGGCCTGATG encodes:
- the xrt gene encoding exosortase, with the translated sequence MQTTANLNIRDIYSLKSVTYLLLTILYIPTFYKLSTGGWKLADYTQGPLILIAFLWLIWTKRAAFSLPSTNRIQPFSFCLLTIGLLLYAFGAVQKLLILEIFSLILVLIGTTGFLLGKDATKKILFPALFLIFLVPPPLFVIDMMTSPLKRMVAKATEIILSSAGYLISRNGVILFVGDYNIVVGDACSGLRSLISLMSVGAIYVYLTNSSALKRGLLFSSIIPIAIFANIIRLLLLALITYHFGEAAGQGFFHNFSGILVFVMSLIGLFLLDLLINRKLPLPFKGKGTGLP
- a CDS encoding PEP-CTERM sorting domain-containing protein; this encodes GTVAPEPVSMLLVGIGLAGLPLVRRFRGFREKLS
- a CDS encoding SLBB domain-containing protein, with amino-acid sequence MKIIRYLFLTICLITGMIALQYQPSLAEDYFVGSQDVLRITVYDHPDLTTIVRVSEGGKITFPFIGELEVKNLSVQQIENGIAKILSAGYIKNPQVTVFIEQYRGQKVTIMGEVAKPGQYEMTGSMYLIDAISMALGLTKEAGDTITVLRKNQTDADRTDQQKLSIDVERLFKDGDLAQNIQLRDKDVIYIPRISFFYIYGEVSRPGLYRIENNLTVKRAIAIAGGFTQKASKNKIEVTRRQDGKDVIIRGTINDTVNRDDVLMIKESIF
- a CDS encoding polysaccharide biosynthesis tyrosine autokinase, encoding MEYANIAKLDIDTQRVNKIGNILMNSGKINQEDMGRILELQEVQGILFGDAAVSLGILSQEDVAWALASQFSYPYIKEGENTFSREVITIYHPYSPQVETFRSIRSGLLLQGAGQQLKTIAVVSPDPGDGRTLIASNLATVFAQLGSKTLLLDLNFRGPRVHELFNVKNNCGMSSLIIKRATIKQAVYPTPVSDLFILPSGPMPPNPVELLGWPETRELMASLKQSYDIIIIDTPSYNNGSDALLIGGLSDCAILLALKGKTTRESFGVVKKHLDSSGVKVIGSVMNETYMRRKKK